One window of Botrimarina mediterranea genomic DNA carries:
- a CDS encoding sugar phosphorylase gives MSLADRVTSLTVRLRRIYGDRADEALRAMEAEFADLSAAPTDEAGPRWNERDVVLITYADQLRSDEGAQSPLVALREWLVENGLEKVLSTVHLLPFCPYSSDDGFSVIDYLAVDPDSGTWEDIAALGEPFELMFDLVLNHISQHSEWYAAYKRGESPYDRFFIEADPALDYTQVTRPRSLPLLTAVETSRGPRHVWTTFSDDQIDLNYGEPLVLARMLRILVEYAMRGARIVRLDAITYLWKRLGTTCVHLPETHEVVKLMRDVLAAYSPQTLVLTETNVPHVENISYFGQLDPRTGEADEAHMVYQFSLPPLLLEAFLSGDATALRDWLTNLDPPPPGCTFFNFTASHDGVGVRPLEGLVSDERLAAMVEAVKRRGAIVNTRRQADGSDSPYELCVAYFSALSPETLDEELHLRRFLSSQAVMLALRGMPAVYFHSLVGTPNDIAGAESSGIARRINRRKYERGELDELLREGTLQRRVFEGYRDLLAKRIDEPAFHPDADQRVIQSGSALLAFERKQHDAERSVLVAVNVTDDSFDFELPPPYHSSRDLITGDRSAGGQIVLQGGQCVWLTPS, from the coding sequence TTGTCACTCGCCGACCGCGTCACGTCGCTCACCGTCCGACTCCGCCGCATCTACGGCGACAGGGCTGACGAAGCGCTGCGGGCGATGGAGGCGGAGTTTGCCGACCTCTCCGCCGCTCCCACGGACGAGGCGGGGCCGCGCTGGAACGAGCGTGACGTGGTGCTGATCACTTACGCCGACCAACTCCGCAGCGACGAAGGCGCGCAGTCGCCACTCGTGGCGCTGCGGGAGTGGCTCGTCGAGAACGGCTTGGAAAAGGTGCTCAGCACGGTGCACCTGCTGCCGTTCTGTCCGTACTCTTCGGACGACGGCTTCTCGGTCATCGACTACTTGGCGGTTGATCCCGACTCGGGGACGTGGGAAGACATCGCCGCGCTGGGTGAGCCGTTCGAGCTGATGTTCGACCTGGTGCTCAACCACATCTCGCAGCACAGCGAGTGGTATGCCGCCTACAAGCGGGGCGAATCGCCCTACGACCGGTTCTTCATCGAGGCCGACCCGGCGCTCGACTACACGCAGGTGACGCGGCCACGGAGCCTGCCGCTGCTCACCGCCGTCGAGACCAGCCGCGGCCCGCGGCACGTCTGGACGACGTTCTCGGATGATCAGATCGACCTCAATTACGGCGAGCCCTTGGTGCTCGCGCGGATGCTGCGGATCCTCGTCGAGTACGCGATGCGCGGCGCGCGGATCGTGCGGCTTGATGCGATCACTTACCTCTGGAAGCGTCTCGGCACGACCTGCGTGCATCTGCCGGAGACCCACGAGGTCGTGAAGCTCATGCGCGACGTGCTTGCCGCGTACTCACCCCAGACGCTGGTGCTGACCGAGACCAACGTCCCGCACGTCGAGAACATCTCGTACTTCGGGCAACTCGACCCGCGCACCGGCGAGGCGGACGAGGCCCACATGGTCTACCAGTTCAGCCTGCCGCCACTCTTGTTGGAGGCGTTCCTGTCGGGTGACGCCACGGCGCTGCGGGACTGGCTGACGAACCTCGATCCACCGCCGCCGGGCTGCACGTTCTTCAACTTCACCGCGTCGCACGACGGCGTCGGCGTGCGGCCGCTGGAGGGCCTCGTGTCCGACGAGCGCCTCGCCGCAATGGTCGAAGCGGTCAAACGCCGCGGCGCTATTGTTAACACGCGCCGCCAAGCCGACGGCAGCGATTCGCCCTACGAGCTCTGCGTCGCCTACTTCAGCGCGCTCTCTCCAGAGACCCTCGACGAAGAGCTGCACCTTCGCCGCTTCCTCTCATCACAAGCGGTGATGCTCGCCCTCCGCGGCATGCCGGCGGTCTACTTCCACAGCCTCGTCGGCACGCCCAACGACATCGCCGGCGCCGAGTCGAGCGGCATCGCCCGCCGCATCAATCGCCGGAAGTACGAGCGTGGCGAACTCGATGAGTTGCTTCGTGAGGGGACACTTCAACGGCGTGTCTTCGAAGGCTATCGCGATCTGTTGGCAAAACGCATCGATGAACCCGCGTTCCATCCCGATGCCGATCAGCGTGTCATCCAATCAGGGTCCGCCTTGCTAGCGTTCGAACGAAAGCAACATGACGCAGAGCGTTCCGTCCTAGTCGCGGTCAATGTGACGGACGACTCATTCGATTTCGAGCTGCCTCCTCCCTATCATTCTTCGAGAGACCTGATCACTGGCGATAGGTCGGCGGGGGGACAGATTGTCTTGCAAGGAGGGCAGTGCGTATGGCTAACCCCAAGTTAA
- a CDS encoding TatD family hydrolase codes for MDFFDPHLHMVSRTTDDYATLARMGCVAVSEPAFWAGYDRGSVDGFRDYFCQLTEFEPSRAKQHGIAHYTWLCINAKEAENVALSREVIAMIPEFLDRPGVLGIGEIGLNKNTPNEAVVFAEHVDLAARLGELVLIHTPHLADKLQGTRMILDLLRDDGRLAREDVLVDHVEEHTVGYVLDEGYWAGMTLYPTSKCTPARAADIIEKYGPERLFVNSAGDWGPSRPTAVPDFIFEMRARGHSEATIRRVVLENPLEFFGRCKRFTPPARVAG; via the coding sequence ATGGACTTCTTCGACCCGCACCTCCACATGGTGTCGCGCACCACCGACGACTACGCGACCCTCGCGCGGATGGGCTGCGTCGCGGTGAGCGAGCCGGCTTTCTGGGCGGGGTACGACCGGGGGAGCGTCGATGGCTTTCGCGACTACTTCTGCCAGCTCACCGAGTTCGAGCCCTCCCGCGCCAAACAGCACGGCATCGCCCATTACACGTGGCTCTGCATCAACGCCAAGGAAGCGGAGAACGTCGCCCTGTCGCGCGAGGTGATCGCGATGATCCCCGAGTTCCTCGACCGCCCCGGCGTGTTGGGGATCGGCGAGATCGGGCTCAACAAGAACACGCCCAACGAAGCGGTCGTCTTCGCAGAGCACGTAGACCTCGCCGCGCGGCTGGGCGAACTCGTGCTGATCCACACGCCGCACCTGGCGGACAAGCTACAAGGGACGCGCATGATCCTCGACCTGCTGCGTGACGACGGCCGCCTCGCGCGCGAGGACGTGCTGGTCGATCACGTCGAGGAGCACACCGTGGGCTACGTCCTCGACGAAGGCTACTGGGCCGGCATGACGCTCTACCCGACGAGCAAGTGCACGCCCGCCCGCGCGGCCGACATCATTGAGAAGTACGGCCCCGAGCGTTTGTTTGTGAACTCCGCCGGCGACTGGGGGCCGTCGCGCCCGACAGCGGTGCCCGACTTCATCTTCGAGATGCGCGCCCGGGGCCACTCCGAAGCAACGATCCGCCGCGTCGTGCTGGAGAACCCCTTAGAGTTCTTTGGGCGCTGCAAGCGGTTCACGCCACCGGCGCGCGTGGCGGGTTAG
- a CDS encoding HEAT repeat domain-containing protein, translating into MAVGIELTLRTLLGSPNPRATDLLAIALGSSEVALRLGAVRALAIRDDEAGHRRLVDDWPKLPADARAALGDLPPRSSLTATLSKVIRDGTPKQVRRASEIAATLNIVDALPAIVEAASRPRMEGAAILAADAYQLACRLTEAVDLYDPLAKVDGGQHQPDPAFARRPAVNALVTALETYGDHRQLDLLQALLLLTPGDEPALLRALGDEGHSAHEALLKAIRTSRCRGVIEVLASALVDLRSPQPLLEIAAERCDREGLEALLAHLTYPIGLRIRENCRRVASFAWLEESRRGVICELPGPLQATAVQLAAASQADPRDIAGVIELVLDSDDAPARLAACRAIEALPQRAAVEPIRRALDADDPAVVAFAVKMVRAKNYPGATALLVGMLNNPDAKVRSAAGKSLRELSFATFRDSYAELPESSRSVVGKLVGKADPMAAPSLRAELGSGAVARRLRALELIGLMGLADNLAEELIACVTDDKDLGVRVEAAGLLGELTLRDEAVEALVEATGARSTALRATAEKSLQRLTGQTLAELTGPRS; encoded by the coding sequence GTGGCTGTCGGGATCGAGCTCACGCTGCGGACGCTGCTCGGCTCTCCCAACCCACGGGCGACCGACTTGCTGGCGATCGCGCTGGGGTCGTCGGAGGTGGCGTTGCGGCTCGGGGCGGTCCGGGCTTTGGCGATACGGGACGACGAAGCCGGCCATCGGCGGCTGGTGGACGATTGGCCCAAACTCCCCGCCGATGCGCGGGCGGCGCTGGGCGACTTGCCGCCGCGGTCGAGCCTGACGGCGACCCTTTCGAAGGTGATCCGCGATGGCACGCCCAAGCAGGTCCGTCGCGCCAGCGAGATCGCCGCGACGCTCAACATCGTGGACGCGTTGCCGGCGATCGTCGAGGCGGCGAGCCGGCCGCGGATGGAGGGCGCCGCGATCCTCGCCGCCGACGCCTACCAGCTTGCTTGTCGACTGACCGAAGCGGTTGACCTCTACGACCCGCTCGCCAAGGTCGATGGCGGGCAGCACCAACCCGACCCCGCGTTCGCTCGGCGTCCCGCGGTCAACGCTCTCGTGACAGCGCTAGAAACTTACGGCGACCACCGTCAGCTCGACCTGTTGCAGGCGTTGCTGCTTCTGACGCCCGGCGATGAGCCGGCGCTCTTGCGGGCGCTCGGTGACGAGGGGCACTCCGCCCATGAGGCGTTGCTTAAGGCAATCCGAACCAGCCGTTGCCGCGGCGTCATCGAGGTCCTGGCCAGCGCGTTGGTCGATCTACGCTCGCCGCAACCGCTGCTGGAGATCGCCGCCGAGCGCTGTGACCGCGAAGGACTTGAGGCGCTGCTGGCGCATCTCACTTACCCAATTGGGCTGCGCATCCGTGAGAACTGCCGCCGAGTGGCGTCGTTTGCCTGGCTCGAAGAGAGTCGTCGCGGCGTGATCTGCGAGCTGCCGGGGCCGCTGCAAGCGACGGCGGTGCAGCTCGCCGCGGCGTCGCAGGCCGATCCCCGCGACATCGCTGGCGTCATCGAGTTGGTGCTCGACAGCGACGACGCGCCTGCGCGTCTGGCCGCTTGTCGGGCCATCGAGGCGTTGCCACAGCGGGCCGCGGTTGAGCCGATCCGCCGCGCGCTCGACGCCGACGACCCCGCCGTCGTCGCTTTCGCGGTCAAGATGGTGCGGGCGAAGAACTACCCCGGCGCCACCGCTCTGCTGGTCGGGATGCTCAACAACCCGGACGCGAAAGTCCGCAGCGCCGCCGGCAAGTCGCTCCGTGAGCTGTCGTTCGCCACTTTCCGTGACTCTTACGCAGAGCTCCCCGAATCATCACGGTCGGTGGTTGGCAAGCTCGTCGGCAAAGCCGACCCGATGGCGGCGCCATCTCTCCGCGCTGAGCTCGGCTCGGGCGCGGTTGCGCGGCGGCTGCGGGCGTTGGAGCTGATCGGCCTGATGGGTCTAGCCGATAACCTTGCCGAAGAACTGATCGCTTGCGTGACGGATGACAAGGACCTTGGCGTCAGGGTCGAAGCTGCCGGGCTGCTCGGCGAGTTGACGCTGCGCGACGAAGCCGTCGAGGCGCTCGTCGAGGCTACCGGCGCCCGGTCGACAGCGCTCCGGGCGACGGCCGAGAAGAGCCTCCAGAGATTGACGGGTCAAACACTCGCCGAACTAACGGGACCCCGGTCATGA
- a CDS encoding HAD family hydrolase → MRLAIVHHHLNRGGVTSVIVNHLRSLATLPAERRPERVVVLYDGQRDGWPDALPDEFPIELVVEPALAYDPLDAKADPAKLAMTLAQRLADCGLAADNTLLHTHNHSLGKNASLPGALQRLAGDGWRMLLQVHDFAEDNRPDNYRHLQDAIGETDPDRLGEVVYPQGSGLHYATLTERDADILLSAGVAAERVHPLPNPAAEFGEMPSQDEARGRVFGALGLPSTARLVVYPVRGIRRKNLGEMLLLSALAPEGTYFAVTLRPKNPVEAASFDRWRLLAESLDLPCRFDIGSPREEGGYGCDFKDALAAADAILTTSVAEGFGMVFLEAWLAGKPLIGRDLPEITSEFKAAGMRFRSLWAELRAAACLDADFAQLTPAEQANVIRQTTRPAVPLDLGIETAAADVAANAAVVRDVYSVTRLGERLAEVYGRVQADDSEVNAAISGAAILDYFQKPVRQHAIRIEGATAAEEQSLVTIVHHSRRPLDPQPTGEESVLPKLPGIRAVVFDVYGTLLISASGDISLASEGARGAAALAALEAVFGDPMRAAGELQASAPGVAQGAGFTPRSDAYGSRSASAGSRFFGDEIVKHLHAAIHTAHSESSSAHPEVEIVEIWKRVLAKLSIAGTEAQVRRLAVEFEVRANPVGPMPGVAEMLGELNEAGLTLGIISNAQFYTPLAIAALSGKPLEVWGFETRHCHWSYRWGEAKPGKFLYEKCVEAFANEGVTPQEILYIGNDVRNDIWPAQEVGMRTALFAGDARSLRWRRDDQRLAEVRPDAVVTELHQLLEIAL, encoded by the coding sequence ATGCGCCTCGCAATCGTCCATCACCACCTCAACCGCGGGGGCGTCACGTCGGTCATCGTCAACCACCTCCGCAGCCTGGCAACGCTCCCGGCTGAGCGGCGGCCGGAACGTGTTGTGGTCCTTTACGACGGCCAGCGCGACGGCTGGCCCGACGCGTTGCCAGACGAGTTCCCGATCGAACTGGTCGTCGAACCGGCCCTCGCCTACGACCCACTCGATGCGAAAGCCGACCCAGCCAAGCTCGCCATGACGCTCGCCCAACGCCTCGCCGATTGCGGCCTGGCGGCGGATAACACGCTCCTCCATACCCACAACCATTCTCTCGGTAAGAACGCGTCGCTCCCTGGCGCGTTGCAACGGTTGGCCGGCGATGGCTGGCGGATGCTGCTCCAGGTCCACGACTTCGCCGAGGACAACCGGCCCGACAACTACCGCCACTTGCAAGACGCGATTGGCGAGACCGATCCCGATCGCCTCGGCGAGGTGGTCTATCCGCAGGGGAGCGGCCTTCATTACGCAACACTCACCGAACGCGACGCGGACATCCTCCTGTCGGCGGGCGTCGCTGCGGAGCGCGTTCATCCGCTACCCAATCCCGCGGCGGAGTTTGGCGAGATGCCTTCGCAGGACGAGGCGCGGGGGCGGGTCTTTGGGGCCCTTGGGCTGCCGTCCACGGCTAGGCTCGTCGTGTATCCGGTGCGGGGGATTCGGCGGAAGAACTTGGGGGAGATGCTGCTCCTCTCGGCGCTTGCGCCGGAAGGGACCTACTTTGCCGTGACGCTGCGGCCGAAGAACCCCGTCGAAGCGGCGTCGTTCGACCGCTGGCGGCTGTTGGCGGAGTCGCTCGACCTGCCGTGCCGGTTCGACATCGGCTCGCCGCGCGAAGAAGGAGGCTACGGCTGCGACTTCAAAGACGCCCTCGCTGCCGCCGATGCGATCCTCACCACGAGCGTCGCCGAGGGGTTTGGGATGGTCTTCCTCGAGGCCTGGCTCGCCGGCAAGCCGCTGATCGGTCGCGATTTGCCGGAGATCACCAGCGAGTTCAAAGCGGCTGGGATGCGGTTCCGATCGCTGTGGGCCGAGCTCCGCGCCGCGGCGTGCCTTGACGCGGACTTCGCCCAACTCACGCCCGCCGAGCAGGCCAACGTTATCCGCCAGACGACGCGCCCCGCCGTGCCGCTGGACCTTGGGATCGAAACCGCCGCAGCTGACGTCGCCGCCAACGCCGCGGTGGTCCGCGATGTCTACAGCGTCACGCGCTTGGGAGAACGGCTTGCTGAGGTGTATGGCCGCGTTCAAGCCGACGACAGTGAGGTGAACGCTGCCATTAGTGGCGCCGCCATCCTCGACTACTTTCAGAAGCCAGTACGGCAGCACGCCATCCGTATTGAGGGCGCCACAGCCGCCGAGGAGCAATCCCTCGTTACGATCGTCCACCACAGCCGGCGGCCGCTCGACCCCCAGCCCACCGGCGAAGAGTCCGTCCTGCCGAAGCTGCCAGGCATCCGCGCCGTCGTCTTCGACGTGTACGGCACGCTCCTCATCAGCGCGAGCGGCGACATCTCGCTGGCGAGTGAAGGGGCGCGTGGCGCGGCGGCGCTTGCTGCGCTTGAAGCGGTCTTCGGCGATCCAATGCGAGCAGCAGGTGAGCTGCAAGCGTCAGCGCCCGGAGTAGCGCAGGGCGCCGGCTTCACTCCGCGCTCTGACGCGTATGGCTCGCGAAGCGCGAGCGCCGGTTCGCGCTTTTTCGGTGATGAGATCGTCAAGCACCTTCACGCCGCCATCCATACTGCTCACTCCGAGTCGTCGAGCGCGCATCCCGAAGTCGAGATCGTCGAAATCTGGAAACGCGTCCTCGCCAAGCTGTCGATCGCCGGGACCGAGGCTCAAGTCCGGCGGCTTGCCGTTGAGTTCGAGGTCCGGGCGAACCCCGTCGGGCCGATGCCCGGGGTGGCGGAGATGCTCGGCGAGCTCAACGAGGCGGGCCTCACGCTCGGGATCATCAGCAACGCCCAGTTCTACACCCCGTTGGCGATCGCGGCGCTGAGCGGCAAGCCGCTCGAGGTTTGGGGCTTTGAGACGCGGCACTGCCACTGGTCGTATCGGTGGGGCGAGGCGAAGCCGGGCAAGTTCCTCTACGAGAAGTGCGTGGAGGCTTTTGCGAACGAGGGCGTCACGCCGCAGGAGATTCTTTATATCGGCAACGACGTTCGCAACGACATCTGGCCTGCCCAAGAGGTCGGCATGCGGACCGCTCTTTTCGCCGGCGACGCACGCAGTCTGCGCTGGCGGCGTGACGACCAGCGGCTGGCCGAGGTGCGGCCAGACGCGGTCGTGACCGAGCTGCACCAGCTGCTGGAGATTGCCTTGTAG
- a CDS encoding type II secretion system protein, protein MRHQPPSNRRGFSLMELLAVVTILGIIAAIIVPRVAASSEVAKQKTCVYNCGHIHSAVERYRDATGAWPSADLHEIDILEYFPDGIPVCPVSGAAYTLNVTGDVYRVQGHTDGNH, encoded by the coding sequence ATGCGCCACCAACCCCCGTCCAACCGCCGCGGCTTCTCCCTCATGGAGTTGCTCGCTGTCGTGACGATCCTCGGGATCATCGCGGCGATCATCGTGCCGCGCGTCGCGGCGAGTTCTGAGGTCGCCAAGCAAAAGACCTGCGTCTACAACTGCGGCCACATCCACTCGGCCGTCGAGCGTTACCGCGACGCCACCGGCGCTTGGCCCAGCGCCGACCTGCACGAGATCGACATCCTCGAGTACTTCCCCGACGGCATCCCCGTCTGCCCCGTCTCGGGCGCGGCCTACACGCTGAATGTCACCGGCGACGTCTACCGGGTGCAGGGACACACCGACGGCAATCATTGA
- a CDS encoding glycosyltransferase family protein, translating to MPDFSQRGPITTLHDLGLTDSARLEAMLRKAVREYPLGLVLPLTASDMRAAPFAQMAEKLAEADYVATTVVVLNRTESVDDYVEAKRLLAPLGDRAKVLWTDGPRGSEALADLEAGGFNVSVPGKGRAVWFAFGFLLADPRLKAFVLQDGDIENYDNDMLVRLALPMAHPGMDFQFCKAYYARCTTKMNGRVVRLLVVPLLRALISVMGNDPYLVFLRSFRYPLAGEFAISSLLARSNRIPCDWGLEMGTLSEVFRNTSPKRVAQVDIARLYDHKHQPLSLEDKSGGLMKMAKDILANIFRTLASRGMVFSKGHFITIQTAYLRLAQDAIRQYHADSLMNALEYDRHVEEQTVEGFAELITETGEAVYQDPSGRPSLPTWTRVVTAMPDFPRRLREIADADADEFAAS from the coding sequence ATGCCCGACTTCTCCCAACGCGGCCCGATCACCACGCTGCACGACCTCGGGCTCACCGATTCGGCGCGGCTCGAAGCGATGCTCCGTAAGGCGGTGCGAGAGTATCCGCTGGGGCTCGTACTGCCGCTGACTGCGTCGGACATGCGGGCGGCGCCCTTCGCGCAGATGGCGGAGAAGCTCGCCGAGGCGGACTACGTCGCCACGACCGTCGTGGTGCTCAACCGCACCGAGTCCGTTGACGACTATGTCGAGGCCAAGCGTTTGCTCGCGCCGTTGGGCGACCGCGCCAAGGTCCTCTGGACCGACGGGCCGCGCGGCAGCGAAGCCCTGGCGGACCTCGAAGCGGGCGGCTTCAACGTCTCCGTGCCGGGAAAGGGGAGGGCGGTCTGGTTCGCCTTCGGCTTCTTGCTCGCCGATCCGCGTCTCAAGGCGTTCGTCCTCCAAGACGGCGACATCGAGAACTACGACAACGACATGCTCGTGCGGCTCGCGCTGCCAATGGCGCACCCCGGCATGGACTTCCAGTTCTGCAAGGCCTACTACGCCCGCTGCACGACCAAGATGAACGGCCGTGTCGTGCGGTTGCTGGTGGTGCCGCTCTTGCGGGCGTTGATCTCGGTGATGGGGAACGATCCCTACTTGGTGTTCCTGCGGAGCTTCCGTTACCCGCTGGCCGGTGAGTTCGCGATCTCGTCGCTGCTCGCCCGTTCCAACCGCATCCCCTGCGACTGGGGCCTCGAGATGGGGACGCTCAGCGAGGTATTCCGCAACACGTCCCCCAAACGCGTCGCGCAGGTCGATATCGCCCGCCTGTACGACCATAAGCACCAACCGCTGTCGCTTGAGGACAAGTCGGGCGGCCTGATGAAGATGGCGAAGGACATCCTGGCGAACATCTTCCGCACGCTCGCCAGCCGCGGCATGGTCTTTAGCAAGGGACACTTCATCACGATCCAGACGGCGTACCTGCGGCTCGCGCAGGATGCGATCCGTCAGTACCACGCCGACTCGCTGATGAACGCCCTAGAGTACGACCGCCACGTCGAGGAGCAGACCGTCGAAGGGTTCGCCGAACTGATCACCGAGACGGGCGAAGCGGTCTATCAAGACCCGTCGGGGCGGCCGTCGCTGCCGACGTGGACGCGGGTCGTGACGGCGATGCCCGACTTCCCGCGCCGGCTCCGTGAGATCGCCGACGCCGACGCGGACGAGTTCGCGGCCTCTTAG
- a CDS encoding glycosyltransferase family 4 protein codes for MPDSPEKIGHNIGFVGTRFAGTDGVSLEASKWAAVLWRYQHVSYWFAGKLDTDPGVSMLVPHAYFGHPDIQWINDRVYGRTTRDPEVTRRIYAIADHLKRSLYEFVRKYNIEILCVQNASCIPMNVPLGVAIATFCAETGFPTIAHHHDFYWERDRFTVNAIGDILRMAFPCTVPCIQHVTINSEAQRALSHRRGTSSVLVPNVLDFESPPHAIDDYNADFRQSVGLEPDDVIFLQPTRVVPRKGIEHAIALIRALDNPKCKLVVSHESGDEGNDYLNMLQDLAQSQGVDMRYIPARIGEERGYNEHGQKLYLLSDAYAHADFITYPSLYEGFGNALIEAFYYRKPVLVNRYSIFVSDIEPKGFKVITMNGYMTRDVVQKVRAVIDDPEYREQMVEHNYELGKRFFSYAVLRRKLRALVTNVTGMEDL; via the coding sequence ATGCCAGACTCGCCCGAGAAAATCGGCCACAACATCGGCTTCGTCGGCACCCGCTTCGCCGGGACCGACGGCGTCTCGCTCGAAGCCTCCAAGTGGGCGGCGGTCCTCTGGCGTTACCAGCACGTCAGCTACTGGTTCGCTGGCAAGCTCGACACCGACCCCGGTGTCAGCATGCTGGTGCCCCACGCCTACTTCGGGCACCCCGACATCCAGTGGATCAACGACCGCGTCTACGGCCGCACGACGCGCGACCCCGAGGTGACGCGACGCATCTACGCGATCGCCGACCACCTCAAGCGCTCGCTCTACGAGTTCGTCCGCAAGTACAACATCGAGATCCTTTGCGTCCAGAACGCCAGCTGCATCCCGATGAATGTGCCGCTGGGCGTCGCGATCGCGACGTTCTGCGCCGAGACGGGCTTCCCGACGATCGCCCACCACCACGACTTCTATTGGGAGCGCGACCGCTTCACGGTCAACGCCATCGGCGACATCCTGCGGATGGCGTTCCCTTGCACGGTGCCCTGCATCCAGCACGTGACAATCAACAGCGAGGCCCAACGCGCCCTGTCGCACCGCCGCGGCACTTCGAGCGTGCTGGTCCCCAACGTGCTCGACTTCGAGAGCCCTCCCCACGCCATCGACGACTACAACGCCGACTTCCGCCAGTCGGTCGGCCTCGAGCCCGATGACGTTATCTTCCTGCAACCGACGCGCGTCGTTCCGCGGAAGGGGATCGAACACGCCATCGCGCTGATCCGGGCGCTCGACAACCCCAAGTGCAAGCTCGTCGTCTCGCACGAGTCGGGCGACGAGGGGAACGACTACCTGAACATGCTCCAAGACCTGGCGCAGAGCCAGGGCGTCGACATGCGCTACATCCCGGCGCGGATCGGCGAGGAGCGGGGCTACAACGAGCACGGCCAAAAGCTCTATCTGCTCAGCGACGCCTACGCCCACGCCGACTTTATCACCTATCCGAGCCTCTATGAAGGTTTCGGCAACGCCCTGATCGAAGCCTTCTACTACCGCAAGCCGGTGCTGGTGAACCGCTACTCGATCTTCGTATCGGACATCGAGCCCAAGGGCTTCAAAGTCATCACGATGAACGGCTACATGACCCGCGATGTGGTCCAGAAGGTCCGCGCCGTGATCGACGACCCGGAGTACCGCGAACAGATGGTCGAGCACAACTACGAACTCGGCAAACGCTTCTTCAGCTACGCGGTGCTGCGCCGCAAACTCCGCGCGCTCGTAACGAATGTGACGGGCATGGAAGACCTCTAA